In Planctomycetota bacterium, the sequence CCCCGTGGCGAGGGTTCGGCTCGCTGAATTTCCCCTCGGCAAACCGCCCGACGGTAAACTCGGCGGTCAGAGGCGAACCGTGCAACGCGTCGGTCTTGCCGCCGATCGACAGGGTGACACGCGCGTCGAGCCCAGCGGCCTGGGCCAATTCATACGCCGCCGGGTCATAAAGACACACAAAACTCGGCCCCATTTGCCGCTGATGCAAGCCGTGAGCCAGCAACGTCCCGTCGGCCGGCGAACCGCCGCCGACGTTGTCACCCATATCGAGCAGGCAGACTGACCCGTCGAGTTGCACGGCGCGATCGAGCGCCTGGTCCACCGTGATGAACTGGCCGTTGAACTCCTCGCGCCGCGACCACCAATGGTTGGCCAGATCGTCGGCCAGCATCCTGGCCTTGGCCCAGTCGTTGTTCGTGACCACGACGATGGCCGAGCCCATTTGCGCCACGTCAGCATAGGGGAAGCCCAGGGCGACGCTGTTGGTCAGCACGCCGGGCGCGGCCAGCATGGCGTCGGCCCGCCCGTACAGGCTTTGACACGGCTCGGCCGAGGTGAGCTGCCGCTCGATGTTGACGGCCAGCGGCAGCAAGTTCGCCGCCATCGTCGGTCGCACCTCGCCGCCGAGCGTGCGGGCCATCAGCTTTGCCGCCTCGACACCGCGAGCCCGCTGATCAAGATGAGGATTCGAGCGATAGCCAATCAGCGCGTCACAGGCCGCGACCAGTTGCGCCGAAATGTTGGCGTGCAGATCGAACGTGGCGATGATCGGGAAGCGCGTGCCGAACCGCGTGCGCAGCCGCGCCAGCCAGTAACCATCGACGTCGGCCGCCGTCTCGCTGACCGTGGCGCCGTGCGGGGCGGCAAGCAGCCCGTCGAGCCGTCCGGCACGATCGAGGGCGCGGTCCATCCGGGCCAGCAACTCTTCGAGCACGCCGCGCTGCATCGTGCCGTACGGCAGCGCGCGGGCCAGGAAGATCGGCACCGCTTCGATGCCCGCCGCGGCCAGTCCCTCGAAGAAGCCTCCCACTTCGTGGTGCGCGTCGGCCATCCGCCGCTCGATCTCGGCCCCTTCGCAAAGCAGGTCTTGCTCGAAGTGGGCGAGCGTGGTTTGACCGTTGATGAACGTGTTCGACTCTTGCAGCAAGCCGACAATTCCGACGCGCATGGGTCGCTTCCTTTACTTCCCGGCGAAGGCCATCATTTCGACTTCAAATTTCAACGCCGTGCCCAGGCACTCGACAATCGTCGTCCGCGCCGGGAAGGGCTCGCTGAAGAACTCACAGTAAATCTGGTTGTACTCGGCCAGGTCAGCCGGGCTGGCGACGTAGCTGCGCACTTGCACCACGTCGGCAA encodes:
- a CDS encoding M81 family metallopeptidase; the protein is MRVGIVGLLQESNTFINGQTTLAHFEQDLLCEGAEIERRMADAHHEVGGFFEGLAAAGIEAVPIFLARALPYGTMQRGVLEELLARMDRALDRAGRLDGLLAAPHGATVSETAADVDGYWLARLRTRFGTRFPIIATFDLHANISAQLVAACDALIGYRSNPHLDQRARGVEAAKLMARTLGGEVRPTMAANLLPLAVNIERQLTSAEPCQSLYGRADAMLAAPGVLTNSVALGFPYADVAQMGSAIVVVTNNDWAKARMLADDLANHWWSRREEFNGQFITVDQALDRAVQLDGSVCLLDMGDNVGGGSPADGTLLAHGLHQRQMGPSFVCLYDPAAYELAQAAGLDARVTLSIGGKTDALHGSPLTAEFTVGRFAEGKFSEPNPRHGGIVNFNMGPTAIVTTDAGLTVMITSRRCAPMSLNQLVSCGLDPGSFRYLVAKGVHAPVAAYREVCRHLIRVDTPGVTSADLRRLEYHHRRPMYPFEPDMTWVAGNGAQAKVGSR